CTGAGCTTCTCTCCCGATGGCTGACTGCTAATAATCCACATTTACCATCTGTAAAACATTGAAGAACAGTCTTATTTACTTACATGAGTAATCGGTAGGACGGTTAGACCGGAGCTGTGTCGAGATGCCCCCTAAGAAGCCAAAGGACGCCACGGCAAACATCTCCAGCTCCATCGAGTCTGAGGACATCAGTCTGGAGACAACAGTCCCCACAGAGGATATATCGTCTTCAGATGAGAGAGATGGAGCAGGGAAGGTCACAAAACAGCTCCTGGAAAGAAAAGAGCTGCTTCATAACCTTCAAAAACTGAAGATAGAGCTGTCACAGAAAAATCTGCTCATAGACAACCTCAAAGTGGACCATCTTACCAAGGTAAGGGTTGGTGAATGGAAAACTAATGTCCACATTGCATTGAAATAAGTTGGAAAAGTATTTGTTTTTTCACCTATAAGTggtcaaatgtttgttttgcacATTCATTTGTAGACAGAAGAGCTGGAGGAAAGGCTGAACGATGCTCTCCATCAGAAACAGGTGCTCGCTCTGCGTCTGGACAGCCAGCTCAAACTACAGCAGGATGAAAACAGGTTCATTTACACACAGTTTTACTGAGAAAAAGATCCATTGGAAGTAGCGATgtacaatatgtgaccctggaccacaaaaccaatcttaagtgtcaatttttcaaaattgagtttTATGCATCATCTTTCCATtggtgtatggtttgttaggatcgagatacaactatttgaaaatctggaatctgagggtgcaaaaagatctaaatattgagaaaatcgcctttaaagtggtccaaatgaagttcttagctatgcatattactaatcaaaaattaagtttttatatatttaaggtaagcaatttacaaaatatcttcatggaacatgatctttacttaatatcctaatgatttttggcataaaagaaaaatcgataatttcgacccatgcaatgtattattgactattgctacaaatataccccagcgacttaagactggttttgtggtccagggtcacatatatcaagGGTCAAAATTGGTATTGGCCTTTTATATTTTAGTGGAATTGGTCTGCTAAGTAAAGAAGGATTAAATATTAAGTCGAAAAATGATTTCCAGTTATATTTCTAGTTGCCCTACTTGCtgttaatcacaaatttaaaaaaaatggttactCTGTTTTTATTCTGCTATACATgatgttcaaaataataatgattgaaGTTAATTACTTATGAGTAATCCCTTGTCATGGGAAACTTGTACAGCAGATGTAGGGTCAATGCtcactgtaaaaatgttctCTCTTTAATCCTGTACAgctgacatatgaaataatagaAACTTAATTTATCTCAAATCTAATTGTTTGaaatggaacagtttattgaagctctagacaaaatataaaataaaaagtttgcaCACTTTCcatatgtattttatcttatttgatacagcaggcttttatggctcatatagagagtgagaatatggagctcataCTCAAGGAGGAAAAAACACCAATGATATCCAATTTGGTGCAGATGTTgttatttatatggccaaaCAATAAGTTTGATAGcttgtgtaaatgtaatgtaaatcaatgagatcttctGCTTATGCAGGAAGCAGCAAGCCTTGAGGAAGCAGGAGATGGACACTATCATGCTCAGACAGAAGCAGCTGGAAGAGACAAATCATCAGCTGTGTGATCGGGCAGGTGATCTCCGCAGGAGCTTGAGGGACCTGGAGCTGTCCGAGGAGAAGTACGCTGAGCTGAAGGAGCTGCCTGAGGACAAACTCACCATCCCTGAATATATGGCAGTAAGCACTGAATTATCAACTGGAAATGGAAATGAAGATACGTTTTTAGATACATTTATTGGTGCTATTAGTTCTTCCCAGTTCTTAAAAGCTATaatgtttgtttacatatgtttttttttctttttctttttctttttctttttctttttctttttctccacataGATTCGGTTCTATGAGGTTGTGAACCCTCTGAGGGCTCTTGTGACTGAGCTGCAGGTGAAAAAGTCTAACCTGAATGAGGATCTGGACAGTCATCGTAACCAAGTTAGATCACTAATGGaggtttgaagaaaaaaaaaaatcttcactTTTTGGATACTAGTTTTACTACAGTCTTTAAAGTCAGCATGGCATTTAAAATTCatctattcggacgggactggTTTTCcagggggtcgttagagaaatttgtgtttcacagacgtacttggtgattttaatcccgtctgtgtttttctcacacaacctctgtaataattccagagcaaattacctaccTCCGACtgcgatgtctgtgattgccggtgattttgtttttttccacaaCGTGTTTCCTcgtgtgttttggccaacgtgaattaccgtagacgctcctagaaaaaaatttaaataacaataataaaatcaagagccaGGTCACGTAAACTGTTAagactggctattgtaatatcagcgtcaggtaaaattattcacattcatttctgcactcaattacataatgttttaattacatatgtacctttatgaaaattaaacacgggtttactgcaaataaataactaaagtaagagtaaagtaaccacacattaacatggatttgctatactagccatttagcttcaccatggtatttgaGTGATTATACTAATTGTAATCAATCCGAAAGATTATACGCAATGCTCACATACAGAGTGCGTGATCTCTGAAACACCCAGATGTCCAAAACAgcccctcccacctctgtaataaacagagatgttagtcccgtccgaattggtacatgaaaatcgcagacgtcaggtgataagaattgaaactcaaacgtagtttagaaaactagtcccgtctgAATAGGGCTATATgtgtgtaattattatttttttttctttcccaaatgtatgttatacatttatttgaacactTCTTCTGTGCATATGTTTAATCTTGTCTAATTTTTAAATCTTGTAAGATTTaatcaaaatgaatgtttaatcAAAGTGGTATTCTAATGAAAGCGACAGACTTCTTTCTGGTGATATATATCTATCATTTAGTCCGCTTTAACAGCTTAAGCAGTTTTGAGTTAAAAGATGTAAACTATTTTGATTGGCTCTTCTAATTTGCACTGGTATAAAtgcagaatcaagtattccagacAACTGtgaaataaccttttttattggcattaatattatttacatttattgccGTTTTCCCATATCCCAATCAGAGCTatgaggaagagaggagagcaCGCTCAGAGCTAGAGATCCGCTGTCAGAGAGTCACACTGGAACTTGCCGACACCAAGCAGCTTATTCAGGAAGGAGACTACAAACGAGAGAACTATGACAAAATCAGACGGTGAGTGAAATGTCCTGCATTGTCTTTGTGAGTCCACAAGACCACAAGAGCAGGCAACCATGCCATGCACACAGGACAGTCTCAAAACTATATGGAgctcaaataatttattttaatgcattgtcaGCCCTAATTGTAGTATCCCCTGTCCACATGTACACTCCATTcaaaagacttttacattattgcaaataaataaataaataaataaaagatcaaataaatgcagccctggtgagcaaaagagacttctttcaaaagcattacaAATGGCTTGTGGGTGCATAATTATGAATATAACCTGTCTTATTGTgtccacagagagagagatgggtaTGAAACAGAGGTTAGAGAGTTGAGGAAGAAGTTGGAAATGCTGGACCTCACACACACTGCCCTGACCAGAGAGAGGAATGACCTAAATAAGGAGGTAAGATGACTGAGATCAGCATATCCATTAGGCCAATTATTTAGTTAACTGATTGAGCCATGTTTAAATTATCTTAATTGAACTCTGTCTCACTGTTTTTCCTCTGCAGGTAGCCACTCTGCAGCAGTCTGTGACATTGATGCAGAAGGACAAAGAATATTTAAACAGGCAGAACATGGAGCTTAATGTGCGCTGTGCTCATCAAGAAGACCGTCTGGACAGACTGCAGACCCAGCTTGAAGACACAAAGAAAGCCAGGGAAGATGCCTATGAGAAATATGTTGCTTCTAGGTGTGTGTGATAAATCATAAGGATGATGGTgctttctttttactttttcatGCTATTAAGTTTAATGAGCAATACAGCATTGGTCTGTATTAAGAAGTTTGCATGATATAAATAAAAGAGCCAAATCTGGTAAGTATTGTGGCAATATACTTGGATTTGGAATAGGGATCCAAGATCCATTAATACTCTCAAATCTTTTTTGTGAAGTCATTACAGTTTGACAGTTGTGTTGTTTGCATCCCTCCACCAGAGATCACTATAAGACAGAGTATGAAAACAAACTGCGTGATGAACTGGAGCACATTCGAATGAAGACCAGTCATGAAATCGAGAGCCTGCAGAGGGCATCAAAAGAAATGTATGAGAGAGAGAACAGGTGAGAGCATGCCTACATGTCTCTGACTGGACAAGGACAAATCCTTgaaaaaatctttgaaaaaaaacaaatactaacTGTTTACCATGGAAAATCTGAGTATGTCAGGAAGTTGTAGAAGTCCTGGAAGTCTCATCTGAAAATCTTAGAACATCATAGAAATTTCAAtaggaaatataaatatttgtaattattctTCTCTAAAATATTTCATTGGCTAGAAATAACTCTATAATGTTTAAGacattatcctttttttttttttttttaataaatgaccaGAAATTGATACATTAAAAATGCGTCGAACTCTGTTTCTTATGTTTGTCTTCTAAACATTGTTaggaaaattaattaaaaaattcaacTAGATACTGAATACTTTATAGATTTAGTTTTTACAAAACTTAATCATATTTTCTATGATATTTCATCGTTTTGAGTCAGCAGAGGTGTTGATCGCTGCACCCCTAGTGACCAAAGACAAAATAGTTTTagcattaaaaattaattaaagtataGCAACTACAACTAAAGAATATCTGCATCACTAAATACAACTCTGCATGCTTCCTTTATATTTACTCTTGCACTACCACAGTGTCATTTTCTGTACACAGTATCAGAGCAACATTATACTTGTAAGTTGTTTTGAAAGTTGGCACGTCTCGTTTCATGTCGGCCT
The genomic region above belongs to Onychostoma macrolepis isolate SWU-2019 chromosome 01, ASM1243209v1, whole genome shotgun sequence and contains:
- the pibf1 gene encoding progesterone-induced-blocking factor 1 is translated as MPPKKPKDATANISSSIESEDISLETTVPTEDISSSDERDGAGKVTKQLLERKELLHNLQKLKIELSQKNLLIDNLKVDHLTKTEELEERLNDALHQKQVLALRLDSQLKLQQDENRKQQALRKQEMDTIMLRQKQLEETNHQLCDRAGDLRRSLRDLELSEEKYAELKELPEDKLTIPEYMAIRFYEVVNPLRALVTELQVKKSNLNEDLDSHRNQVRSLMESYEEERRARSELEIRCQRVTLELADTKQLIQEGDYKRENYDKIRRERDGYETEVRELRKKLEMLDLTHTALTRERNDLNKEVATLQQSVTLMQKDKEYLNRQNMELNVRCAHQEDRLDRLQTQLEDTKKAREDAYEKYVASRDHYKTEYENKLRDELEHIRMKTSHEIESLQRASKEMYERENRNLRETRDNAVIEKDRALNAERDAQAKYDQLLDQFRQLQLSSDSRVAELLNQVKLKKFELERSQMVQEEMARNLSLCQIECEKHQKKLEVLTKEFYGLQTSSEKRITELQAQNSEQQARLETYERLEKELDDVTMQAAEMENEDEAERVLFSYGYGANIPTTAKRRLKQSVHLARRVLQLEKQNTLLRRDLERQTAHSSQISEELEAANQLLQQAQQPHSYLIETVRQRDTQIQTLKERLTRLEEEVSSLRKEKITLLQVKNNMAADLERLLNHREELSVMKQVLISMRSQQHGGPLSVSQPQLETDGVGTAIHRPKALTSTDEEQYNYGPKPTVFTNKEVPEWYRKVKQKTK